The sequence below is a genomic window from Thiomonas intermedia.
ATGCCCTCGCTGCAGAAGGCTGGACGCTCTGGCGGCGCGGGCGTGCGGGCCAGGTCCATTTTGCTTTGCTGCATCGCAACACATCCGACGCGCAGTCGGCGCAAAACCCCTAAACTGCGCCTTCCCTCCCTCGTCCGCCCCGCTGTCATGCTGCTCGCCATCTACCCCGGCACCTTCGATCCGCTCACCCGCGGCCATGAAGACCTGGTGCGCCGCGCCAGCAAGTTGTGCGACAGGCTTGTGGTCGCCATCGCGGCCGGCCATCACAAGAACGCCATGTTCACCCTGGACGAGCGCCTGGAGATCGCACGCGAAGTCCTGGCGCCGTATCCCAACGTCGAGGTCAGCGGTTTCACCGGACTGCTGCGCGACTTCGTCGTGACACGCGGCGGCCAGGTGGTGGTGCGCGGGCTGCGGGCGGTG
It includes:
- the coaD gene encoding pantetheine-phosphate adenylyltransferase, which translates into the protein MLLAIYPGTFDPLTRGHEDLVRRASKLCDRLVVAIAAGHHKNAMFTLDERLEIAREVLAPYPNVEVSGFTGLLRDFVVTRGGQVVVRGLRAVSDFEYEFQMAGMNRQLMPDVETLFLTPADQYQFISGTFVREIAMLGGDVSKFVVPLVMERLQAKVAQRRSAAN